TATAAAAATTGAACTGTTTAACAATTTCTCCTTTGTTACATTTCACAGTAATACTGATGCAAGTACCACAGAAGAAATCATTCAACGATCTGTAAAAGCGCCAAACTCACTAGGATGTGAAGATAATAATACCCCTCTCCTGACAGACAGTCTATGTAATGTGAGTCATGAAAATGAGTTGAGTACCAGTGATAACATGTCGTCAAGAGATGGTGTTTTAACTTCACCCTCAGACCCAAGTTCACAAGGACAGGATGGAGGAGTACAAGAAATATTCACCGTGGACGTCCATGAACCTCCTGAAGTTAAGGTAATAATTACCAGAAGATCTCAATTACTATGAACTCTAAACAAGAGACATGTATGTAGCCTGATAGGTAAATTTTGTTAAGTGATGGCATTGGCTTGTACTTGATGCAAAGGAATATCTTAGAATTTGACAGAGTTATAATTGTGAGATTCAAACCCAATATGCACTAGGCTTATGTACCGGAATGCAAAATATGCCCGCTCATGCTTACGGGGAAACCTGAAATGTGACACAGATATTGTCAATAATATGCTGTGTACAGTTTTTCAAATCATAGCTGTACAAAATTACTCTGTCAATGTCACTAATAGATCTATCAAATTAGTTTATggtgttgtttatattttcacAGTTTAAACCAAGGAAGTGAGAATATATTAAGTCTTAAAAGTGTTCTAATGAATATATGAAAATACTGCtaatttctgttttatttttgaggTTATTGAGGATGTTAATATTCCAATAGTTATGACTTTGTCTACACACAGCATTGATCATTGAAAATTAGCAGTGTTAATAGCCTGTTTTAATTGCAACTTTCCATTAATGTTGTGAGCGTCTCAAAACttaaagactaaaactttttcTCAACCTTTTGTTATGAATAAGAATCAGGGGGTcagcgtgcaaattttggtaaaagaGAACAAATTACTCATTGcgaccgatatttgaaattcaaaatagttaCCATTCCTGTGTGAAatgtatggggaaaaattaaattttcctttttttttcaaaactaagagagagagagtactTCTCTTTCTCCAAGAGTATATTGATTCACTTTTGCAACAGTCTGCTAAAGATTTTTCCAGCAGTTTATTCTATATTGATAAAGTTTATATGCACACAGACTTTGGTTAAGTCAACTGAGGTCGTTAATGAGTTATACAGTGTTGATCAAAGCTCATGGACAGACCCAATTCATAACTCTCGAACTTCCACATGTATCCCCATGAAATATCTGTCACATGTAAACATGTATTACTAGAGCCATCCatagttattttcattttgtgcgGTTTATCTTTCTCATGCTTATTTTAGCCATAAGTGGAACAAGTTTGATAAAATAGGTGTACTTCTCTCAGCAGAATGTTACAGACAAGATCGAACAGAAAAGGGAAGATGCAAAGAAGTTTGCGGAAGGTATGCAGACATGTATTAAACATTTGTTTTGCTCTTTCTTTCCAGAACAGCCATGCAAAGCTCAAATGTACATTAATTCATGCCCATAAGACTTGATTGAAAGCCTCGGTTGAAATGACAACTTGCCATCAGCTTACCTATTTCTGCTCATTTTTAGTTTGTTTGATGAACcaactgtttgtttttttttcattgaccaGTTTCTTTTATGATTTCATTCAGGTCTCTCTCTCAGTGACGACTTACCATACCACATCAATCATGACATCTCTAAACGACTCAAACAGAACAATGATTATCTTATGCTGGCATCTTATGTTGGAGTGAATCCAGTCGGAGTGAAAGCCATGGATAAGCCAGAGGAAGTACTGGGATACATGTCAACCAGCATGGAAGGCAAACGTGATGTTGCAAGGTTAATTGACGAACTTCTGAAAATACCAAGGTATGACATCATTGATGAGGTGCTTGTCAAGTGGTTGTTTGAGGAAAAAGAGAAGAGGCAATCACAGATGCATGAAAATAcagaccaaaaatagcaaatacGTATATTGTATCATTTAACTTTAGCAACATTCAAGAAGTATTGCAACCACAAACTAATGACAAGGGGACTTGAAGATATACCtaaggcaggcaggcaggtcaAAGGTTGCATTCTAAGAGTCCATAAGAGGAGAGAATTTGAATCTTAGGGATTTCTGAAGGAAAATATTCAAGTTCTTACAAGTCCATAAGCTAGCCCTAATCCAACTATTTGAGTTATTACAACTTCATAAGATAGCCCTAATATACGCTCAAGGTGTATATCACAGTATGTAGACACTATTCCGTCAGAGTCCAGAAAAAggatatacatgcatgcataagTAAAGTTCAGATTGATTCTCTCATACCATTAGGggtgacgtcaaaagatcgatgtttcaaaaaaaacttaattgcttaagtttgggagTGGGGGGTTtaggccaaattaatttctgtgcagtcaaaaatgatttaacgtctttttggcaaattttacgatttcaaggctgtttttgtatgctaaaaccgatccagtcacccgcatttttgttactttataatggttttcaatttttatttaattcaatggtacattggtacgtcgtttgaaagaattagtacagggtatgagtccgcaatgttttttcaattgtaggtcagttaagtttgaaggggggggggggaggtctgaggccaaacttaagcaattaagttagatttgttatattgaacttttgatgttgccccttacACTGCTGAGTACTACTTGTATAGGCGTCTTTATGTCATGTAATGTTTGTATCATTATTAGTTTGTGGCTTGCTAGTTCCCCTTCCTGAATGTTGCTGAATTTTAGTTATTAATGAGAGGTTCCCTTTTCTACATCTCTGTGTAAAAGCATGAGGAATATATCTTGTACTTTATCACTCCTTGGTCCACTGTATCTTTGTAACTGATCAGGAAAACGTCAACATATCTGTTTGTCAAGATTCCAATGGCTGGCCCATTagaattttcaaaagttggaataCAAGCTATATAAGTCTGTAACCAGGAAATCAAATACAGCTTGGCCTCTATTAAATAGTAACCAGATTTTTTAGTGAAATACGTGTATTCCATACACAGACTTCCCTTTACTTGTGTAAATTTTTGTAACAATATAGACACTGTGCGGGATGTGGATAATTAAACACATGCATGACAAACTATTCTAATTTGCTTTGCAGAGGTTGGGGTACAGGTTTGCATGTAGCCCTGTTCTGATCAATTTAACACAAATTGCCAAGGTTATGCTATGGAAAGTATGCATGTGCATGAGACCCGTGCAATAttcagattttgttttgaacaaattttcaaaaagctgTCTTCATTTTAAACTTCAACAACCTATTTCAGCCATTTATTGTGTTTGAGAAAAGTCAAACCACAAGTCTGACCAAAGACTTTTGCATTTCCTAACTTCCTTTTAGAGAATGGGGGGTTTTGTAAGTGAAATGCGGTGAGTTTTGTTTGCCTTGcctgtgttttaattatccacagtCGCCTACTTGAGGCATGTAAATTTCATAATAATGTAGACATTTTCTTGGAGGTGTGTATATTTCCTAAGGTGTACATTTCCATGTATCTTACATCAGagtttcatcaatttgttttaatCAAACATCTTCATGGCAGAATCTTGAAAGAAAACTTCCTAGGT
This DNA window, taken from Ptychodera flava strain L36383 chromosome 4, AS_Pfla_20210202, whole genome shotgun sequence, encodes the following:
- the LOC139131438 gene encoding uncharacterized protein isoform X1, with the protein product MSSRDGVLTSPSDPSSQGQDGGVQEIFTVDVHEPPEVKQNVTDKIEQKREDAKKFAEGLSLSDDLPYHINHDISKRLKQNNDYLMLASYVGVNPVGVKAMDKPEEVLGYMSTSMEGKRDVARLIDELLKIPRYDIIDEVLVKWLFEEKEKRQSQMHENTDQK
- the LOC139131438 gene encoding uncharacterized protein isoform X2: MSSRDGVLTSPSDPSSQGQDGGVQEIFTVDVHEPPEVKNVTDKIEQKREDAKKFAEGLSLSDDLPYHINHDISKRLKQNNDYLMLASYVGVNPVGVKAMDKPEEVLGYMSTSMEGKRDVARLIDELLKIPRYDIIDEVLVKWLFEEKEKRQSQMHENTDQK